The Dromaius novaehollandiae isolate bDroNov1 chromosome 3, bDroNov1.hap1, whole genome shotgun sequence genome includes the window AGTTACTTTTCCTGGCTTTACCTTACATAGCAGCGCAGTAGCTTTCTCAAGTTACTTACCTAGCAGCTGATCAGTGCTTAGTCTCCTCCAAGCTTTGAACTCAAGGGAGGAATGTGGCAAAAAAGTTTGTGACTACTGAAAAGGAGCTAATGGTGTGGTTAATAGATGCTAGACTGAAGAGCAAGTTAGCTGAACTCCATTCTGCTTTGGGGTTTGGGCCAGCCTTGCCCAAGGTGGTGGGCACCTGCCTGATTGGCATGAGGAGTGTGGTTTATGCTCAAGGCTCCTGCACAGGGATCTTGCTTTTGCAGCTGGCACCTCAAAGATCAAAATAGATCAGATTTGCTCTCAAGCTGAGGCACCCAAGAGCATTGTGCCCATTTGAGGCTGACAGCACTGTTTCCCTGCAAGGACACTCCTGGGGCTTACCTAAATGTGGTTGCTTTTCAGAGAAGAGTGCAAGTTGCCTCACCTACGGTCTTGAGGGGGAGCTGCTCTGGTATTTGTCATTTGTCTTTTAGGGTGTTTTAATGCAACTGTAATATGAAATTGGCATTCTAACAGATAAAATTGTTTGGAATAAACAGGTGGTAACTGATTAATACTCTGGTTACCAGCTGAGTGGTCCAATGTGGCTACTGGTTCTTGTCAACCAGCAGTTCTGCTCTGGATGAATTGGGGTTTGAAACTACCTCTATGTAAGGTATCTTTTGCAAGCAGTAGCAAACTTTTCGGTTCAGACTGACTTACTCATGCAAACCTGCTGTTAACACTCCAGTGCAATGGCAGTTCTTCGTTTGCCTGTGCCTTTGCTTCAGTAGCTAGTAGGATCAAAGAGTGCAGCCCAGTGGTGCTGCCAGTGAGTACAGGCCCTGGTCTGCTGTGGTGCATGTGTGCCCCTCTGGCAAGCTACAGATGGAAAGGAAGGAGCTCAGTGCACTTTGAGGGGCTAGAGATGAGCAGACCCTCATGTTCCTTTCACTGGGGTATGTTCCCTGGCTATGCCACAGCCCTAAGAAATACAGACAGTGGGACCAGTCTCCAACACTTCCACAAAATGAGTGTCTTCCTGCTGACTTTCACTGCTGATGTCCAGTAATTGTAGCATGTAGAATGTTGCCAAGATTATCTTTAAAATTCAGTCGAATTTGTCTTGTACTGTTGCCCTGGGTTGATACCAGCCCCAGGCCCTTGACACAAGACTCTGGGTAGCTCTAGCTCTGTGTTGCCACATACCTCCTTTCCCTTCTAGCAGCAGAGCCTGGAGCTCAAGCCTGTTCTCATGTGTAGCTTGACCAGAAGCAGGAAATGAGATCTTAGATTCTCAGATCAAGATCACTTAGCTTAGTTTGCAAACCCATGAGCATTAATACAAAAGTTGTGGTGCTGGGAGGTGCGGCTTTTAGATAAACATCCAAAGGGCAGATGAGTGTGTGAGCACTATCCAAGCAAGTGTATGCTTTGGAAGCCTATTGGGCAGTGCTTATTTCAAGTACTTATATCTGAGATTAGAGATGCTTATTTACAGGTTTTAGGAGTCTTCCCATCACCCAGTGGTTTATTTTGGGTCCAGACTAGTCTGTCCTGGAGACCCAAAACTCTTAAGTTGGGTTTTGGCAGGTGTAAGACTGCTTGAAAGCAGCTCCTCTCATGGACTGTTTCTTGGCTTTTTCAGATTTTCCCTGATCCCTCGGACTTTGACTGTTACTGTAAGCTGAAGGACCGTCTGCCCTCAATTGTGGTGGAGCCCACGGAGGGTGATGTGGAGAGCGGTGAGCTGAGATGGCCGCCTGAAGAGTTCCttgtgcaggaggaggaagaggaggaagaaagctgtgaAGATGTAAAGAAGGACAACAAGGAGCAATAAATGTTATCTGAGGAAAGGCAAGGGACTGCACCCTTCTGAAGGAAGAGCCACACTTCTTTtgaaagtcttttttaaaaaaaaaaagacaagttcaATTTTGCACCTGCAAGATCTTAGTTTTTTTTGTATTCTCTGTATCGAGAACTGAAGCCCTCAATGTGACAGAATCACCAGACCTtctgaggaaggaaggaagtaacGCAGAGAAATGTTTGCTGTTCTCGAGATCACTATCTGAATTTTTCCAAGGCTGAGGCAGCAGAGAAATTCCAAGCGCATGGCAGAGGGCGAACACATGAGGAACGCTTGAGGGGGGAGCTTGGGGAGGGGGAATAAAGAGAAGTAAAATGCAGCAGTGTTCAGCCAAGAACAGCCTCTGGCTAAAAGTGTGAGAATAGAGTTGTCATCTCTCAGATTTGCCTTTCTCAAAGCTTCTGTTTTGTGTGTTTGGGGGTAGAAGGGTGTCTGTAGTGAAGTATCACTAAATGCTCTACTGACGAGGGGCCTGTAGTTTTTCCCCAGTCCAGCACCTCCTAGAGTAATGTGAGCATCTGTAGGAGTAGTGGGTTTCTTGCTCTTGCTGTTGAGCCTGTTCCAGCCACTTTCCCAAAGCTGTTTTCTCCCCTCTATTTGCCTTTAGACTCTTCAATGCTGAACAGCTATATTTGCAGGATAATGTTAGGCTGCTGCTTGTCATCTATACTGCAAGGCCCTAGTTTATCTTGCAGGTGGTTAGCATGAGGTAATGTGAATCTGATGTAAAGACTTCTGTCTGCAGCAAGAGCTAGTGTAGATTTAAACACCTTGGATTTTTCTCTCCTAtttgctgaggctgctgtgataagTCTCATCTTTTTACAGTGCCCAAAGCCAACTGTATCTGGAGGGTGGGCTTACACCTACCTCCCCTGATGTCTTTGAGGCTGTATGGTTTCATGTCTCAAACTTGCTGGTCACCAGGTGGCTTGTGAGGACTGGGATGGGGGATCTTCCAGCTTTGTGAGCTGCAGGACCTTCTCAAAGCCTTGGCAGTGCAGGACGGGCCTGACTGCTCCCCTGTGGAGTGTGCAGAGCGGGGACATGCTGCCAAACCTGAGGGGGAAGGTAACCCGAAGGAGGAACACCAGATCTAGCAAGGATCATCAGTGGGAGAGGGCGTTTTGCAGGAGAGGTCTGTTCAGAAAGTATTGTGCTGAGTGTCCTAGACAGGAAAGGCTTCTGGCTTGTAACAAGGGTGAGACACGCATGCGTGTTTAATGAAGTGCAGACAGGTTTGTGAAGTCTGTGGTTATATCCTTTTCACCATATCCTGTTCCAAGGAGAAATAATCTGTgtgtttggggaggagggaggtcTGCTGCAGGACGGGCAAACCCTCTGCTTTCCTGGAAAGTGATGATCTAGCAGTTTCAGGGAGCAGCTTGGGAGCCAGTTGGTCTTGGAATAGGATGAGAATAGTTACCACCTAAACCAAATCTGGGGtcatggaagagagaaagaaatgtcaaGGCCTTAACCAAACTTTCATAATAATCCCAATGCCACCCCCCTTTGCTTATAActggtttcatttttaaaatctatttggacatgtgtgtatttgtatttttaatacctCATGAGTAGTTAAACGCTGGTGGGGGTTGAGAATTGCTTTTAACATATTGGCAGGATTGTTTTAGTCTTGTCTTGCTTGTGTATAAACATAATGGCAATAACTTATCAGCTCTGCATAACTGTTTCAGACAGAGATGAGATTGGAGACTAGCACAAAGGAGGAGAAATTGTGTCCTGGC containing:
- the LBH gene encoding protein LBH; its protein translation is MSVLCPLPCPDYLRSAEMTEVMMNTPAMDEIGLSPRKDGLSYQIFPDPSDFDCYCKLKDRLPSIVVEPTEGDVESGELRWPPEEFLVQEEEEEEESCEDVKKDNKEQ